In Xylanibacter ruminicola 23, a single genomic region encodes these proteins:
- a CDS encoding ATP-binding protein, with translation MNRFRIFVLLLACHLSFGTAYAQKDSIIVYNDQRPLVYEDAWDLWPYVFLNENGEPDGYNIDLLKMIFKELDIPYVIRLRPTLEAQKDLKDHKSDLMLRMDADFARNNSSYGKTIVQIFTHSLVTPKSQAIHAKAGKDLTDYSIIVHEGSFSHHKLIDNGWAKEIIPFDDMKEAIQTVSSENKGVILWNSMSLKWLMMKYHTDNLELTPFDFPYGEYKFFANDHHLLAQLDSVYSKLRANDQLTAIQNKWFYPERQESGIPSWIWDWIKFFAILALAIIIYYAFFKIREHKMTKKILRENERLSLVMRTSNVKFCTYDVDSQFFVMMDSAGYPERNYSLLEFSHRFDPNDFTQLTEALRLVIEEKVPTFTLQLKEYENDLIHSNNYTATLSVLRRDKHKKPSVIICSKTDTTQERMRQQLIKESMLRYQSLFNSAMVDMVYYDADGYITDMNSKSLAVVGVDIETIRKQHISLSDVLGIEDLDLDDFEIFYATQIYNGPDDGRILNNLLKRDKLYYELQVMPIRDNNGKRIGFFGSGRNVTEVAHSYRQLQENTNELQEAQDEVTSYVRNIDYVLAVGGISLAKYHLDTHTLTVFSEINHEKYSLTQTRALAFIAPSSEKQALRILNKMDNKQPGSLRAEIKTCIRRKDHVTLHLQFNFVPTYKDGQIVEYFGLIRDISDIKAVEEKLALESVRAQEVETVKNAFLHNMSHEIRTPLNTVVGFSELFEMDHSPEDEAVFINEIKESSASLLKLINDILFLSRLDAGMITISPQPIDLASIFEGRCSSVWDNHRQPGVEYIAQNPFKRLIVEIDEPNASMILNKILTNAIQHTTSGSVLARYEFIADRLIVSVEDTGCGIKQEDIEHIFDRFVTGANNGAGLGLSICHELVEYMGGQIELKSTEGKGTMVWFSIPCKLIEMERC, from the coding sequence ATGAATAGATTTAGAATATTTGTACTACTTTTGGCCTGCCACCTGTCATTTGGCACCGCATACGCTCAAAAAGACAGCATCATTGTTTACAATGATCAGCGACCGCTGGTGTATGAGGATGCCTGGGACCTGTGGCCCTATGTATTCCTGAACGAGAACGGCGAACCTGACGGCTATAATATCGACCTTTTGAAGATGATTTTCAAAGAACTCGACATTCCATACGTTATCAGACTACGCCCTACTCTGGAAGCACAGAAAGACCTGAAAGACCATAAGTCGGACCTGATGCTGAGAATGGATGCCGACTTTGCCCGCAACAACTCATCCTACGGAAAAACCATTGTGCAGATATTCACCCATAGTCTGGTAACTCCTAAAAGTCAGGCTATCCATGCCAAGGCAGGAAAAGACCTTACCGACTACTCTATCATTGTGCATGAGGGCAGTTTCAGTCACCACAAACTGATTGATAACGGATGGGCCAAGGAAATCATCCCCTTCGACGACATGAAAGAGGCCATACAGACAGTAAGTTCTGAAAACAAAGGTGTGATACTTTGGAACTCTATGTCGCTGAAGTGGCTGATGATGAAATACCATACCGACAACCTGGAACTCACTCCCTTCGACTTTCCCTATGGCGAATATAAGTTCTTTGCCAACGACCATCACCTGCTGGCGCAACTGGACAGCGTTTACTCGAAACTGCGCGCCAACGACCAGTTGACTGCTATCCAGAACAAGTGGTTCTACCCAGAGCGCCAGGAATCGGGTATCCCTTCATGGATTTGGGATTGGATTAAGTTCTTTGCCATCCTGGCTTTAGCCATTATCATTTACTACGCCTTCTTCAAGATTCGCGAACACAAAATGACAAAGAAGATCTTGAGGGAAAACGAACGTCTGTCGTTGGTTATGCGTACCAGTAACGTAAAGTTCTGTACTTACGATGTGGACTCACAGTTCTTTGTGATGATGGACTCGGCCGGCTACCCCGAGCGCAACTATTCGCTGCTGGAATTCTCACACCGATTCGATCCTAACGACTTTACGCAACTTACCGAAGCCTTGCGCCTGGTTATCGAGGAGAAAGTTCCTACCTTTACCTTGCAACTCAAGGAATACGAGAACGACCTGATTCATAGCAACAACTACACGGCTACCCTGTCGGTATTGCGACGCGATAAACACAAGAAACCATCAGTTATTATCTGTTCGAAGACCGATACCACCCAGGAGCGCATGCGCCAACAGCTCATTAAGGAGTCGATGCTGCGTTATCAGTCGCTGTTTAACTCGGCTATGGTTGATATGGTGTACTATGATGCCGATGGTTATATCACCGATATGAACTCCAAATCACTTGCTGTAGTAGGAGTTGACATAGAAACAATCAGAAAACAGCACATCTCGCTATCCGATGTGCTGGGTATAGAAGATTTGGATCTCGACGACTTCGAAATCTTCTATGCCACACAGATTTACAACGGACCTGACGATGGGCGTATACTGAACAATCTGTTGAAACGCGACAAGTTATACTACGAGCTGCAGGTAATGCCTATCCGCGATAACAATGGTAAGCGCATCGGTTTCTTCGGTTCTGGACGTAATGTAACCGAGGTTGCCCATTCGTACCGACAGCTGCAGGAGAACACCAACGAACTGCAAGAGGCACAGGACGAGGTTACAAGCTATGTGCGTAATATCGACTATGTGCTGGCTGTAGGAGGCATCAGTCTGGCCAAGTATCACCTTGACACGCATACACTAACCGTATTCAGCGAAATCAATCACGAGAAATATTCGCTAACCCAAACCAGAGCATTGGCATTCATCGCCCCCTCATCAGAGAAACAGGCACTGCGCATACTGAACAAGATGGATAATAAGCAGCCTGGCAGTCTGCGAGCCGAAATCAAGACCTGCATCAGGCGCAAGGACCACGTAACCCTGCACCTGCAGTTTAACTTTGTGCCCACCTATAAGGATGGACAGATAGTGGAATACTTCGGACTGATTCGTGACATCAGTGATATAAAGGCCGTGGAAGAGAAATTGGCATTGGAGTCGGTTCGTGCCCAGGAGGTAGAGACAGTGAAGAACGCCTTCCTGCACAACATGAGCCACGAGATACGTACACCATTGAATACGGTAGTAGGATTCTCCGAATTGTTTGAGATGGATCACTCGCCTGAAGACGAGGCTGTATTTATCAATGAGATTAAGGAGAGCTCGGCCTCGCTGCTCAAACTGATCAACGACATTCTGTTCCTGTCGCGACTGGATGCCGGCATGATTACCATCTCGCCTCAGCCCATCGATCTGGCCAGCATTTTCGAGGGCCGTTGCTCATCTGTATGGGACAACCACAGGCAACCAGGCGTAGAGTATATTGCACAGAATCCGTTTAAGCGATTGATAGTTGAGATTGATGAGCCCAATGCATCGATGATTCTCAACAAGATACTCACTAATGCCATACAACACACCACCTCGGGATCGGTATTGGCACGCTACGAGTTTATTGCCGACCGCCTGATTGTATCGGTAGAAGATACCGGATGTGGCATTAAGCAAGAAGACATCGAGCACATATTCGACCGATTTGTAACCGGTGCCAACAATGGTGCAGGCTTGGGTCTCAGTATCTGCCATGAGTTGGTAGAGTATATGGGCGGACAGATAGAGCTTAAATCTACCGAAGGCAAGGGCACCATGGTATGGTTCTCGATACCTTGTAAGCTGATAGAAATGGAACGTTGTTAA
- a CDS encoding PAS domain-containing sensor histidine kinase: protein MQILIVILTLVVIIIGMILNRITLYSIRKNTWRAKDMATIMQRTLNDNNYVVRLKLQNHLAYNLYGDFLPANGMTFEQSLEYIHPDDRHFYSEFIIRLVKGAESSECIFRWDSSLDKHEEQWRYIHDIGIVEYDYDDKKTPINFYCILDDQTDQILTEKEERELTDRYRKLFEQSIVGQAFYDKDGHLLTANHKLREILKFKTEDDPFYHRYSLFELPTFRYILRKDLTDDLYFCTKTVMYERGVNCYSEIRIHPIFNEDHQLEFFTLYMRDVTQERELYQQDKENEASLQRTNQAIEQYETELKYLMENVDMHFFRTSFEKREVTFYREMSVIESKMGFDELITHFIDDPFAEGLRHPYEFFNEPKSTLTHMRPFFHDSDELEWTFIDSIPYYDENGKQTGTYGVVRNVTDLIYKQEQLKEETERANQAGMRKSTFLASMSHEIRTPLNAIVGFSDVLATMSTPEEREGIIQVISNNCDMLLRLVNDILALSSLESGDIIVKPTRTDFAKCFNSVATSLAQRIKNPKIEFLVESPYPTYITTIDGGRTQQIVTNFVTNAIKYTQQGHIKIGYEQQMRQDKEGLYIYCEDTGAGIPKEHQGKVFDRFVKLNDFVQGTGLGLSICKLIADNSGGEIGVTSEGKDCGSTFWVWIPCKQEITE, encoded by the coding sequence ATGCAGATACTGATAGTTATATTAACCCTGGTGGTGATTATCATAGGCATGATATTGAACCGCATTACACTCTACAGCATTCGAAAGAATACCTGGAGAGCCAAGGATATGGCTACCATCATGCAACGCACACTAAACGACAACAACTATGTGGTACGACTCAAACTGCAAAACCACCTGGCCTATAACCTATATGGCGATTTCCTGCCTGCCAACGGTATGACTTTCGAACAGAGTCTGGAATACATACACCCCGACGACCGTCATTTCTATAGCGAGTTTATTATTCGGTTAGTAAAAGGTGCCGAATCATCGGAGTGTATCTTCAGATGGGATAGCAGTTTGGACAAGCATGAAGAACAATGGCGCTATATTCACGATATAGGTATTGTGGAATACGACTATGATGACAAGAAAACGCCAATCAATTTTTACTGTATTCTGGACGACCAGACCGACCAGATACTGACCGAAAAGGAAGAACGGGAACTAACCGACCGCTATCGCAAACTGTTTGAACAGAGCATCGTGGGGCAGGCTTTCTACGACAAGGATGGCCATCTGCTAACAGCCAACCACAAGTTGCGCGAGATACTGAAGTTTAAGACAGAAGACGACCCATTCTATCATCGCTACAGTCTGTTTGAGTTGCCAACCTTCCGTTATATTCTACGAAAGGATCTTACCGACGACCTCTACTTCTGCACCAAGACAGTGATGTATGAGCGTGGCGTGAACTGTTATTCAGAAATAAGAATACATCCCATTTTCAATGAAGATCACCAATTGGAGTTCTTCACACTGTATATGCGAGATGTTACCCAGGAACGTGAGCTATACCAGCAGGACAAGGAGAACGAAGCATCGCTGCAACGTACCAACCAGGCCATCGAACAGTACGAGACAGAGCTGAAATACCTGATGGAGAATGTTGACATGCATTTTTTCCGCACCTCGTTCGAGAAACGCGAGGTTACCTTCTATCGCGAGATGAGCGTGATAGAAAGCAAAATGGGTTTCGACGAGCTCATTACCCACTTTATCGACGATCCGTTTGCCGAAGGATTACGCCATCCCTACGAGTTCTTTAACGAGCCTAAGTCGACCCTGACCCATATGCGTCCGTTCTTCCACGACAGCGATGAACTGGAGTGGACCTTTATCGATAGCATTCCATACTATGATGAGAACGGCAAGCAGACAGGCACCTATGGTGTGGTAAGAAACGTTACCGACCTGATTTACAAGCAGGAACAACTGAAGGAAGAAACCGAACGCGCTAACCAGGCGGGTATGCGCAAGAGTACCTTCCTGGCCAGCATGAGTCATGAGATACGTACCCCACTGAATGCCATCGTAGGTTTCTCGGATGTATTGGCAACCATGAGTACACCCGAAGAGCGAGAGGGAATTATACAAGTGATATCCAACAACTGCGACATGCTGTTACGTCTGGTGAACGATATTCTGGCACTCTCATCGTTAGAGAGTGGCGACATCATCGTCAAGCCCACCAGAACCGACTTTGCCAAGTGTTTTAACAGCGTGGCCACCTCGTTGGCACAGCGCATCAAGAACCCCAAGATAGAATTCCTGGTAGAGAGTCCCTACCCCACCTATATCACAACCATTGATGGCGGACGTACCCAACAGATAGTAACCAACTTTGTTACCAATGCCATCAAATATACCCAACAGGGACATATAAAGATTGGTTATGAGCAGCAGATGCGACAGGATAAGGAAGGCTTGTACATCTACTGCGAAGATACCGGTGCAGGCATACCCAAGGAGCACCAAGGAAAAGTGTTCGACCGCTTTGTAAAGCTGAATGATTTTGTACAGGGCACAGGTCTGGGTCTGAGCATCTGCAAGCTTATTGCCGACAATAGCGGTGGCGAGATTGGCGTTACATCCGAAGGCAAGGATTGTGGCTCCACCTTCTGGGTATGGATTCCATGTAAACAAGAAATTACTGAATGA
- a CDS encoding PAS domain-containing sensor histidine kinase, which translates to MQLTLIMDANKTDTWTYHTKKNIFKVISKQDLTETLYTPFDFSQLYDRDDFKKIQKAITNIQNRETLSETLTVKSAPNKDGLVKCYEITLSVLHRNRHDMPSEILGTQRDITLEQQRAENTRKLMLRYHTVFNSSLVDMIYYDADGYLADLNDKACETFGVKNPQALLDRQMKMTDIPSYREMDVRTIEHTQLSSITDISQTKATDERVPEVTRQGKIYYEVMLGPIRNEDNQLYGVIAAGRDITEMVESTHKQKEASKLIEKRTKDIQQYIRDINYSLRISEARLVNYYPDTHELEILSDLTETGKRIAQLHAVALIHSDDRPKAKHLILHMDKRRLGTISETLHTKLPDKQGRDIYLNFNLMPITNHDGIVTHYFGLLRNDTEMSYTEMRLQEETAKAQEEEQLKNAFLLNMSYELRVPLHAVIGFADLFKTEHSLEDEPIFANEIKKNTDVLLNLINDILFISRLDAHMIEYNYEVHDFATLFDSWCQHGWSETSNDARKIINNSYKSLRVKIDKHNLGIAIEKLCNYVGLSTNEGLIKSRYEYLHDELIVIVDSTDGGMDLEDATKMFDRFVSDGKNKRIGTGLDLPIVKEMIEQMGGTIDVLSEPDKGSSFFIALPCEMIDFERKIVI; encoded by the coding sequence ATGCAACTGACACTGATTATGGATGCCAACAAAACTGACACCTGGACCTATCATACCAAGAAGAATATATTTAAGGTTATATCAAAACAGGATCTGACCGAGACACTCTATACACCTTTCGACTTTTCACAGCTTTACGACCGCGATGACTTTAAAAAGATACAGAAAGCCATTACAAACATACAGAACAGAGAAACCCTATCGGAAACACTGACCGTGAAGAGTGCACCCAACAAAGACGGATTAGTGAAATGCTACGAGATAACCCTCTCGGTACTGCACAGGAACCGCCACGACATGCCAAGCGAGATTCTAGGTACCCAGCGCGACATTACTCTGGAGCAGCAAAGGGCAGAGAATACCCGAAAACTGATGCTGAGATACCACACAGTATTTAACTCGTCGCTAGTTGACATGATTTACTATGATGCAGATGGCTATCTGGCCGACCTGAACGATAAAGCCTGCGAGACATTTGGTGTAAAAAACCCTCAAGCCTTGCTTGACCGCCAGATGAAAATGACCGATATTCCCTCGTACAGGGAGATGGACGTACGCACTATAGAGCACACCCAGCTATCGTCGATTACCGATATCAGTCAGACAAAAGCTACCGATGAGCGTGTTCCCGAGGTAACACGCCAAGGCAAGATATACTATGAGGTGATGTTAGGGCCTATCCGAAACGAGGACAACCAGCTTTATGGTGTGATTGCAGCAGGCAGAGACATTACCGAGATGGTAGAGTCGACACACAAGCAGAAGGAAGCCAGCAAGCTGATTGAGAAACGTACCAAAGACATACAGCAATATATCAGAGACATCAACTACTCGCTGAGAATCAGTGAGGCACGCCTGGTAAACTACTACCCCGACACCCATGAACTGGAGATTCTGAGCGACCTGACCGAAACAGGTAAACGTATAGCACAGCTACATGCCGTAGCACTGATACATAGCGACGACCGTCCCAAAGCCAAGCACTTGATTCTGCATATGGACAAACGACGTTTGGGCACGATATCAGAAACACTGCATACCAAACTGCCCGACAAGCAGGGACGCGACATTTACTTGAACTTTAACCTGATGCCCATCACCAACCACGATGGCATAGTAACGCATTACTTCGGTCTGCTACGAAACGACACAGAGATGTCGTACACTGAAATGCGACTGCAGGAAGAAACAGCCAAAGCCCAGGAAGAGGAGCAGCTGAAGAACGCCTTCCTGTTGAACATGAGCTATGAGCTGCGCGTGCCCTTACACGCAGTGATTGGTTTTGCCGACTTGTTCAAAACAGAGCATAGCCTGGAAGACGAGCCGATATTTGCCAACGAAATCAAGAAGAACACAGATGTGCTGTTGAACCTGATTAACGATATCCTGTTCATATCGCGTCTGGATGCCCACATGATAGAATACAATTACGAGGTGCACGACTTTGCCACCTTGTTCGACAGTTGGTGCCAGCATGGTTGGAGCGAGACGAGCAATGATGCCAGAAAGATCATCAACAACTCCTATAAATCGCTTCGTGTAAAAATTGATAAGCACAACTTGGGTATTGCCATCGAGAAGTTGTGTAACTATGTAGGTTTGAGTACCAACGAGGGACTTATCAAATCAAGATACGAATACCTGCACGACGAGCTGATTGTGATTGTTGACAGCACAGATGGCGGTATGGACCTGGAAGATGCCACCAAGATGTTCGACCGCTTTGTAAGCGATGGCAAGAACAAGCGCATTGGCACAGGACTGGACCTGCCTATCGTAAAAGAGATGATAGAACAGATGGGCGGTACCATCGATGTGCTGTCGGAACCCGACAAGGGTAGCTCGTTCTTTATCGCCCTGCCCTGCGAGATGATTGACTTTGAAAGAAAAATAGTGATATAG
- the frr gene encoding ribosome recycling factor, with product MVDVKEILNKSEERMEMAAMYLEEELNRIRAGRANVAILDAVRVEVYGSKVPLNQVANVSVPDPRTIAIKPWDRKEIRNIEKAIMDSDVGITPENNGEIIRLNIPQPTEERRRDLTKQCNKIAEKAKVEVRNVRGDIKDKLKKAIKDGLSEDLEKDAEAELQKLHDKFIKKIDELITAKNKEIMTV from the coding sequence ATGGTTGACGTAAAAGAAATTTTAAACAAGAGCGAAGAGCGCATGGAAATGGCGGCTATGTACCTCGAGGAGGAGCTGAATCGTATCCGTGCCGGCCGCGCCAACGTGGCTATTCTCGATGCTGTGCGCGTAGAAGTGTATGGCAGCAAGGTGCCCCTCAATCAGGTGGCTAACGTAAGTGTGCCCGACCCTCGTACCATTGCTATCAAGCCTTGGGATCGTAAGGAGATCCGCAATATCGAGAAGGCTATTATGGATAGCGATGTAGGTATCACTCCTGAGAATAACGGTGAGATTATCCGATTGAATATTCCTCAGCCTACTGAGGAGCGTCGTCGCGATCTTACCAAGCAGTGCAACAAGATTGCCGAGAAGGCTAAGGTTGAGGTACGTAACGTGCGTGGTGATATCAAGGATAAGCTTAAGAAAGCAATTAAGGATGGTCTGTCTGAGGACTTGGAGAAGGATGCCGAGGCTGAGCTCCAGAAGTTGCACGATAAGTTTATCAAGAAGATTGATGAGCTGATTACGGCCAAGAACAAGGAAATCATGACCGTATAA
- the rsgA gene encoding ribosome small subunit-dependent GTPase A: MRGLVIKNTGSWYTVLTDDGQLIECKIKGNFRLKGIRSTNPVAVGDRVEIVPNNEGTAFITEIEDRRNYIIRKSINLSKQSHILAANVDQAILVVTVVNPQTSTTFIDRFLASAEAYRVPVILVFNKTDLLDEDTRRYQEAMVHLYQTIGYECYQISAETGAGVEALQPLLKDKITLLSGNSGVGKSTLINRLVPGASQRTAEISDAHNTGQHTTTFSEMIRLDEGWLIDTPGIKGFGTFDMEPEELTSYFKEIFRFSQDCKFSNCTHTHEPGCAVLKALEDHYIAESRYQSYLSMLEDKDEGKYRAAY, translated from the coding sequence ATGCGCGGACTTGTTATTAAGAATACAGGCAGCTGGTACACCGTCTTAACCGACGATGGCCAGCTGATTGAGTGTAAGATAAAGGGTAACTTTCGATTGAAAGGTATCCGTAGTACTAACCCTGTAGCCGTGGGCGATAGGGTAGAGATTGTACCTAACAACGAGGGTACGGCTTTTATTACCGAGATCGAGGATCGCCGTAATTACATTATCCGTAAAAGTATCAACCTCTCCAAACAGAGTCATATCCTGGCGGCTAATGTCGATCAGGCCATTTTGGTGGTTACGGTGGTTAATCCGCAGACATCCACTACCTTTATCGATCGTTTCCTGGCTTCGGCCGAGGCTTATCGCGTGCCGGTTATCCTGGTATTTAATAAAACCGACCTGCTCGATGAAGATACACGCCGCTATCAGGAGGCGATGGTACATCTGTATCAAACCATTGGCTATGAGTGTTATCAGATTTCGGCCGAGACAGGTGCAGGTGTTGAGGCTCTGCAACCCTTGCTCAAGGATAAGATAACCTTGCTGAGTGGTAATAGTGGCGTAGGTAAATCAACGCTTATTAACCGTTTAGTGCCTGGTGCTAGTCAGCGTACAGCCGAAATCAGCGATGCCCATAATACGGGTCAGCATACCACCACTTTCAGTGAGATGATTCGGTTGGATGAAGGCTGGTTGATCGATACCCCAGGTATTAAGGGCTTTGGTACGTTCGATATGGAACCAGAAGAGCTTACCAGCTATTTCAAGGAGATATTCCGTTTTTCTCAGGATTGCAAATTCTCAAATTGTACCCATACCCACGAACCTGGTTGTGCTGTGCTCAAAGCACTCGAGGACCATTACATTGCCGAAAGCCGCTATCAGTCATATCTCTCGATGCTCGAGGATAAGGACGAAGGCAAATATAGAGCAGCTTATTAA
- a CDS encoding alpha/beta hydrolase family protein has protein sequence MKRLITTQMLLAIGMMATAQVKTPVTEFNLAGPYAVSAPFAIDTVDVQGKKFDPVSQLGSIALTSHFTGKFSGQVLPSLPDSKSVGLLSFYVNNSDFIKGKIEVKGPKHSKLFIDGVEAGGELKLAPEHHTFTIQYLAEPKDTDSVQVVFDTPTSITYQLTPNHPYMVHDLTDGKRVRGINLSADGQFVCVSYQTTDRGGNTRWNYELRDVKSGRLISQPSRNPRWMPKSIAWLEEEKEGSHRVLYKVDPKTGVRTRFAYDIPEGSYTVSPTEDYLIFTLEEEGPQEDKEVFEILEMDDRQPGWRKRNYLAKYDIKTGITQRITFGNKGEYLYDISQDGSKLLVISNRSRLTKRPTTVSDVFVMDAHTLKVDTLLSGAEFLGGGSFSPDGSQILFVGNPEAFNRIGCQLPAEVTPSMTENELFLFDIASKQVKPLTKDFDPSIDDVDWSWADGQIYFSAEDRDYVNMFVLNPKTGIITKLPVKGDYTYRFNMAAHAPVLAYLSYKTMEPASAYIATIKNAKFNAHSSMFNGKEALGDAEIGTCQDCNFTNSKGDTVYGRLYLPKDFDATKKYPMIVYYYGGCSPVSRYFESPYAPQYWNSLGYVAYILEPSGATGFGQEWASRHVNTAGRGPAEDIIEGTKKICEAHPFINKDKIGCMGASYGGFMTQYLQTQTDIFAAAVSHAGIANHTSYWGEGYWGYNYSEVSMANSYPWSHRQLYVDQSPLFNADKIHTPLLLLHGNADTNVPLIESLQMFTALKLLGREVSLVEVEGENHHILDYSKKEKWLATQMAWFQKWLKDDPTWWDALYPKKHL, from the coding sequence ATGAAAAGACTTATTACAACACAAATGCTGTTAGCCATTGGCATGATGGCTACAGCCCAAGTAAAGACGCCTGTAACCGAGTTTAATCTTGCAGGTCCTTATGCAGTTTCAGCCCCTTTTGCTATCGATACAGTTGATGTGCAGGGCAAGAAGTTCGATCCCGTTTCGCAGTTGGGTTCCATTGCTTTAACCTCTCACTTTACAGGAAAGTTCTCTGGTCAGGTCCTTCCATCGTTGCCTGATAGTAAGAGCGTAGGTTTGCTGAGTTTCTATGTTAATAACTCCGATTTTATCAAGGGTAAGATCGAGGTGAAAGGTCCCAAGCACTCCAAGCTTTTTATCGATGGTGTTGAGGCTGGCGGTGAGTTAAAGCTTGCACCCGAACATCACACCTTTACCATCCAGTATCTGGCCGAGCCTAAGGATACCGATTCTGTCCAGGTGGTTTTCGATACACCAACATCCATCACCTATCAGCTAACACCTAATCATCCTTATATGGTACACGATCTGACAGATGGTAAGCGCGTTCGTGGTATCAATCTTTCGGCCGATGGTCAGTTTGTTTGTGTGTCTTATCAGACAACCGACCGTGGTGGTAATACTCGTTGGAATTATGAGTTGCGCGATGTGAAGTCTGGTCGACTGATTTCGCAGCCTTCACGCAATCCACGCTGGATGCCAAAGAGCATCGCTTGGTTGGAAGAGGAGAAAGAGGGTAGTCATCGCGTATTATATAAGGTTGACCCCAAGACAGGTGTTCGTACGCGTTTTGCCTATGATATCCCAGAGGGTAGCTACACGGTTTCTCCTACCGAGGATTATCTCATTTTTACACTTGAAGAAGAAGGTCCACAGGAGGATAAGGAAGTATTCGAGATTCTCGAGATGGACGATCGCCAGCCTGGTTGGCGCAAACGTAACTATCTGGCCAAATACGATATCAAAACGGGTATTACCCAGCGTATTACCTTTGGTAATAAGGGCGAGTATCTGTATGATATCTCACAGGATGGTAGTAAGCTGTTGGTTATCAGCAATCGCTCTCGTCTTACTAAGCGTCCCACCACTGTTTCTGATGTGTTTGTGATGGATGCTCATACGTTGAAGGTTGATACGCTGCTTTCAGGTGCTGAATTCCTGGGTGGTGGTTCTTTCTCGCCAGATGGATCGCAGATATTGTTTGTGGGTAATCCCGAGGCCTTTAATCGTATCGGTTGCCAGTTGCCTGCCGAGGTTACACCTAGTATGACAGAGAATGAACTTTTCCTGTTTGATATCGCTTCAAAACAGGTTAAGCCCTTAACTAAGGATTTCGATCCTTCAATTGATGATGTCGATTGGTCGTGGGCTGATGGACAGATTTACTTCTCAGCCGAAGATCGCGATTATGTCAATATGTTTGTACTGAATCCAAAGACGGGGATCATAACAAAACTGCCTGTGAAGGGCGATTATACTTATCGTTTTAATATGGCTGCTCATGCTCCTGTACTGGCATATCTGTCGTATAAAACGATGGAGCCTGCATCGGCTTATATAGCTACTATTAAGAACGCAAAGTTCAATGCTCATAGTTCAATGTTCAATGGCAAAGAGGCACTTGGCGACGCTGAGATTGGTACCTGTCAGGATTGCAACTTCACCAACAGTAAGGGCGATACTGTTTATGGTCGTCTTTATCTGCCTAAGGATTTCGATGCCACCAAGAAGTATCCTATGATTGTTTACTATTATGGTGGTTGCTCGCCTGTGTCGCGTTATTTCGAATCTCCATATGCGCCTCAGTATTGGAACTCTCTGGGGTATGTAGCTTATATCCTTGAGCCCAGTGGTGCTACAGGTTTTGGTCAGGAGTGGGCATCGCGCCATGTTAATACCGCTGGTCGTGGTCCTGCCGAGGATATCATCGAGGGAACTAAGAAAATCTGCGAGGCTCATCCATTTATTAATAAGGATAAGATTGGTTGTATGGGTGCTTCGTATGGTGGCTTTATGACCCAGTACCTGCAAACACAGACCGATATCTTTGCTGCCGCTGTTTCGCATGCCGGTATTGCCAACCACACCAGTTATTGGGGCGAGGGCTATTGGGGCTATAACTACAGCGAGGTGTCGATGGCCAATAGCTATCCTTGGAGTCATCGCCAGTTGTATGTCGATCAGAGTCCGCTGTTCAATGCCGATAAGATCCACACACCACTGTTGCTGCTCCATGGAAATGCTGATACCAACGTGCCGCTCATCGAGAGTCTGCAGATGTTTACTGCTCTGAAGCTCTTAGGACGCGAAGTATCGCTGGTTGAAGTTGAGGGTGAGAATCATCACATTCTCGACTATTCTAAGAAAGAAAAGTGGTTGGCTACCCAGATGGCGTGGTTCCAGAAGTGGCTGAAGGACGATCCCACTTGGTGGGACGCTCTCTATCCCAAGAAACATCTTTAA